One window from the genome of Spiractinospora alimapuensis encodes:
- a CDS encoding DUF6113 family protein, producing MAGLTTLRGELRQVPSTRNDVGRTLLDIATGTLLFLAGAATGLVCGFTVAWFAWVEQTGTLGMVLAYAGAASYVVMLFVGCRLGAVGMDGRVGAFLPAAGWILATLAVATFNTGGDVVFGRQIVNYVVLYGGVFVVAAAVITAPIGPRVPRRASGGKDLTTSSGV from the coding sequence ATGGCTGGTCTGACGACCCTGCGGGGGGAGCTGCGGCAGGTGCCGAGTACGAGGAACGATGTGGGGCGAACCCTGCTGGACATCGCCACGGGCACGCTTCTGTTTCTCGCTGGCGCGGCCACGGGACTCGTGTGCGGATTCACGGTCGCGTGGTTCGCCTGGGTGGAGCAGACCGGGACACTCGGCATGGTCCTCGCCTACGCGGGGGCGGCGAGCTACGTGGTGATGCTCTTCGTCGGGTGTCGTCTGGGCGCGGTCGGGATGGACGGCAGGGTCGGGGCGTTCCTGCCGGCGGCGGGCTGGATACTCGCCACCCTCGCGGTCGCCACGTTCAACACCGGCGGAGACGTCGTGTTCGGCCGCCAGATCGTCAACTACGTGGTGCTCTACGGCGGTGTGTTCGTGGTGGCGGCCGCGGTGATCACCGCGCCCATCGGCCCACGGGTGCCCCGGCGGGCGTCCGGTGGGAAGGACCTGACCACCTCGTCAGGAGTCTGA
- the mshB gene encoding N-acetyl-1-D-myo-inositol-2-amino-2-deoxy-alpha-D-glucopyranoside deacetylase has product MEDRRLLLVHAHPDDESITTGATMAKYAAEGAHVTLVTCTRGEEGEVIPAPLEHLTQDGDALAQHRVGELDKACLLLGVPDHRFLGEDEGRQYRDSGMMGVPSNERPESLWQADLDTAARDLAAVVRQVRPHVVVTYDANGGYGHPDHIRTHQVTLRAVELAGSPALPGEHPWQTRKVYAIAVPRSVLAASVDRLRAAPGSFTAPDSMEDLWESAPDQQVTTRIDGTEQWAAKTLALRAHGTQITVDGERFALSNGIAQEISAVEYFTLLRGPASRPTQDGYETDLFA; this is encoded by the coding sequence ATGGAGGATCGCCGGTTGCTTTTGGTACACGCCCACCCGGATGACGAGTCGATCACCACGGGGGCGACCATGGCCAAGTACGCGGCCGAGGGAGCTCACGTCACCTTGGTGACCTGCACCCGGGGCGAGGAGGGCGAGGTCATCCCCGCACCGCTGGAGCATCTCACCCAGGACGGCGACGCGCTCGCCCAGCACCGCGTCGGTGAACTCGACAAGGCCTGCCTGTTGTTGGGGGTTCCCGACCACCGGTTCCTGGGAGAGGACGAGGGGAGACAGTACCGGGACTCCGGAATGATGGGCGTGCCCAGCAACGAACGGCCCGAGAGCCTGTGGCAGGCCGACCTGGACACAGCGGCCAGAGACCTCGCCGCCGTCGTGCGCCAGGTGCGCCCCCACGTCGTGGTGACCTACGACGCCAACGGCGGGTACGGCCACCCCGACCACATCAGGACCCACCAGGTGACACTGCGCGCGGTGGAGCTCGCGGGCAGCCCGGCCCTACCGGGGGAACACCCGTGGCAGACCCGCAAGGTGTACGCGATCGCGGTACCCCGGTCCGTCCTCGCCGCCTCGGTGGATCGCCTCCGTGCGGCGCCGGGCTCGTTCACGGCGCCGGACTCCATGGAGGACCTCTGGGAGTCGGCCCCCGACCAACAGGTCACGACCCGGATCGACGGCACGGAACAGTGGGCGGCCAAGACCCTCGCACTGCGGGCGCACGGCACCCAGATCACCGTCGACGGTGAGCGGTTCGCGCTGTCCAACGGCATCGCCCAGGAGATCAGCGCCGTGGAGTACTTCACCCTGCTGCGGGGGCCGGCGTCCCGGCCGACCCAGGACGGATACGAAACCGACCTGTTCGCCTGA
- a CDS encoding S9 family peptidase: protein MSFPRQYARTQRFSLGAPRSPRVSADGQRVVFLRSRTGTDPVGCLWIAESDADGTWSERILLDPRDLHDDDADIPPEERARRERVRESGSGVVSYTADPALRVIVCPLAGRLFLVTVSEPGRWIPVRELPSAEPAVAPQVSPAGDSIAYVHRGSVRVLDLVSNDDRAVVEPDADGVTWGLAEFIAAEEMGRTRGLWWSPDGRALVVARVDESAVHQWQVSDPGTPEAGSTTIAYPAAGTPNADVSLAVVATEPGSTPIPVPWDVDAFPYLVDVDWSSDTAPPLVTVQSRDQREVRFLEVDPTTGDTTLARKDTHPAWVELMPGVPTRAADDQVVWIGVADDTRSLFLDSTPVTPSGLEVRGVLDVDSSGREDGRVLFLASSEPTQIDVWTYDPRTGLHQLTEPGGVHGATRGGGTLVLQRRDLDSCAVHTAIWRDGRQVHTLASHAETPDLPAPRLTLTSVGPRELRTAVILPSWHEPGSGRLPVLMDPYGGPHAQRVLSAGAAFASSRWFAEQGFAVVVADGRGSPGRGVAWETAVRDDLANPPLEDQVEALRGAAERFPDLDLDRVAIRGWSFGGYLAALAVLRRPEVFHAAVAGAPVTDWSLYDTHYTERYLGQPQDAPEVYTRSSLIQDAEGLRRPLMLIHGFADDNVVYAHTQRLSDALLTAARPHTVLPLSGITHMASDETTAESLLLLQVEFLRNSLRPPR from the coding sequence GTGAGTTTCCCACGCCAGTACGCACGAACCCAACGATTCTCCCTCGGCGCACCGCGCTCCCCGCGGGTCTCCGCGGACGGTCAGCGCGTCGTCTTCCTCCGCAGTCGTACCGGGACCGACCCCGTGGGCTGCCTGTGGATCGCGGAGTCCGACGCCGACGGAACGTGGAGCGAACGGATCCTGCTGGACCCCCGCGACCTCCATGACGACGACGCCGACATCCCTCCCGAGGAGCGGGCCCGCCGGGAGCGCGTACGCGAGAGCGGAAGCGGAGTGGTCAGCTACACCGCCGACCCCGCGCTACGCGTGATCGTGTGTCCGTTGGCTGGGCGCCTGTTCCTCGTGACCGTGAGCGAGCCCGGGCGCTGGATCCCGGTTCGCGAACTCCCCAGCGCCGAACCCGCCGTCGCACCCCAGGTGAGCCCCGCCGGGGACTCCATCGCCTACGTGCACCGGGGCTCGGTGCGCGTACTCGACCTCGTTTCGAACGACGACCGAGCCGTCGTCGAGCCCGATGCCGACGGGGTGACCTGGGGTCTCGCGGAGTTCATCGCCGCCGAGGAGATGGGTCGGACCCGGGGACTGTGGTGGTCCCCGGACGGGCGCGCGCTGGTGGTGGCACGGGTCGACGAGAGCGCGGTGCACCAGTGGCAGGTCAGCGACCCGGGAACACCGGAGGCCGGGTCGACCACCATCGCCTATCCCGCCGCGGGGACGCCCAACGCGGACGTGTCCCTCGCCGTGGTCGCCACCGAGCCCGGCTCGACGCCCATCCCCGTACCGTGGGACGTCGACGCCTTCCCCTATCTCGTGGACGTGGACTGGAGCAGCGACACAGCGCCTCCGCTCGTCACCGTGCAGTCGCGTGACCAGCGCGAGGTCCGGTTCCTCGAGGTCGACCCGACCACGGGCGACACGACACTGGCGCGCAAGGACACGCATCCGGCGTGGGTCGAGCTGATGCCGGGCGTGCCGACCAGGGCCGCGGACGATCAGGTGGTGTGGATCGGGGTCGCCGACGACACTCGGTCCCTGTTCCTCGACTCCACCCCCGTCACGCCGTCGGGGCTGGAGGTACGCGGCGTGCTCGACGTCGACTCCTCGGGGCGGGAGGACGGTCGCGTGCTGTTCCTGGCCTCCTCGGAGCCAACCCAGATCGACGTCTGGACCTACGACCCGCGTACCGGCCTGCACCAGCTCACCGAACCAGGCGGGGTTCACGGCGCGACCCGCGGTGGCGGGACTCTCGTGCTGCAGCGGCGCGACTTGGACAGCTGCGCGGTGCACACGGCGATCTGGCGCGACGGGCGCCAGGTCCACACCCTCGCCTCCCACGCCGAGACGCCGGACCTTCCCGCGCCGCGCCTCACCCTGACGAGTGTGGGCCCACGAGAGCTGCGCACCGCCGTGATCCTGCCGTCCTGGCACGAGCCGGGGTCAGGCCGGCTTCCGGTCCTGATGGACCCCTATGGCGGCCCGCACGCGCAGCGGGTCCTGTCCGCGGGAGCCGCCTTCGCCAGTTCCCGATGGTTCGCGGAGCAGGGATTCGCCGTGGTCGTGGCCGACGGTCGCGGTAGTCCCGGCCGAGGCGTGGCGTGGGAGACCGCGGTGCGCGACGACCTGGCCAACCCACCGTTGGAGGACCAGGTGGAGGCGTTGCGCGGGGCCGCGGAACGGTTCCCGGACCTGGATCTGGACCGGGTGGCGATCCGGGGGTGGTCCTTCGGGGGCTACCTGGCCGCACTCGCGGTGTTGCGCCGTCCCGAGGTGTTCCACGCGGCGGTCGCGGGGGCGCCGGTGACCGACTGGTCCCTGTACGACACGCATTACACGGAGCGCTACCTGGGGCAACCCCAGGACGCGCCGGAGGTGTACACACGCAGCTCGCTGATCCAGGACGCGGAGGGGCTGCGTCGCCCGCTGATGCTGATCCACGGATTCGCGGACGACAACGTGGTCTACGCGCACACCCAACGGCTGTCGGACGCTCTGTTGACCGCCGCGCGCCCGCACACCGTGCTCCCCCTGTCCGGCATCACGCACATGGCGTCGGACGAGACGACGGCGGAGAGCCTGCTGCTGCTCCAGGTCGAGTTCCTCCGCAACTCGCTCCGCCCGCCGCGTTGA
- a CDS encoding S1 family peptidase — translation MRTTTDNRKRLWRNGAIALVTLVALVAVTIVGVNFLWKDDSAPEPTAQAENTEDAPEATEDADEDAEESTEDYAATPEEALTRDLQISPAEAEEVFPQQASAEEIRAGLEASLGDAYGGAVYDIDSDTLTVSVTDESAVDEVEAAGAEARVVDHGRTELASAASGIETAETSSVYVDEADDSIVVEVPEGAEDDAESIASASGIDPSMVRVDRAEEYVTFEPAEGDVVGGFNYYINNESRCSVGFAVTGADGQGGFATAGHCGNEGDTTTEIDGSFAGSDFPGADMAWVSTDAPLTNLVHRYDTGGYVEVSGSQEAPIGAAVCRSGYTTGWNCGLVQAFDSTVNYAQGQVDGLTRTSACAEPGDSGGSFISGAQAQGVTSGGNGNCDTGGTTFFQPINPILDAYGLDLVTEAPAGDGGDETTSEDAETDGDEDEVQDDEDEDADTELSVTSR, via the coding sequence GTGCGCACGACTACGGACAATCGCAAGCGCCTGTGGAGAAACGGCGCTATCGCACTGGTGACCCTGGTCGCCCTGGTGGCCGTCACCATCGTCGGAGTCAACTTCCTCTGGAAGGACGACAGCGCTCCCGAGCCGACGGCCCAGGCCGAGAACACCGAGGACGCCCCCGAGGCGACTGAGGACGCGGACGAGGACGCCGAAGAGAGCACCGAGGACTACGCCGCGACGCCGGAGGAGGCCCTGACTCGGGACCTCCAGATCAGCCCGGCCGAGGCGGAGGAAGTGTTCCCTCAGCAGGCGAGCGCGGAGGAGATCCGCGCCGGGCTGGAGGCCAGCCTCGGTGACGCCTACGGCGGCGCCGTCTACGACATCGACTCCGACACCCTCACCGTCTCCGTCACCGACGAGTCCGCGGTGGACGAGGTCGAGGCCGCCGGCGCCGAGGCGCGGGTCGTCGACCACGGCCGCACCGAGCTCGCCTCCGCCGCCTCCGGCATCGAAACCGCCGAGACCTCGAGCGTCTACGTCGACGAGGCCGACGACTCGATCGTGGTCGAGGTGCCCGAGGGTGCCGAGGACGACGCCGAGTCCATCGCTTCGGCGAGTGGCATCGACCCGTCCATGGTGCGGGTCGACCGTGCCGAGGAGTACGTGACCTTCGAGCCGGCCGAGGGCGACGTCGTCGGCGGCTTCAACTACTACATCAACAACGAGTCGCGGTGCTCCGTGGGCTTCGCGGTGACCGGGGCCGATGGCCAGGGTGGTTTCGCGACCGCCGGTCACTGTGGCAACGAGGGCGACACCACCACCGAGATCGACGGTTCCTTCGCGGGCTCCGACTTCCCCGGTGCCGACATGGCGTGGGTCTCCACCGACGCCCCGCTGACCAACCTGGTGCACCGTTACGACACCGGCGGCTATGTCGAGGTCTCCGGCTCCCAGGAGGCGCCGATCGGCGCGGCCGTGTGCCGCTCCGGCTACACCACCGGCTGGAACTGCGGTCTGGTTCAGGCCTTCGACTCCACGGTGAACTACGCGCAGGGCCAGGTTGACGGTCTCACCCGTACCTCCGCCTGCGCCGAGCCGGGCGACTCCGGTGGCTCCTTCATCAGCGGAGCCCAGGCCCAGGGTGTGACCTCCGGCGGCAACGGCAACTGCGACACCGGCGGCACGACCTTCTTCCAGCCGATCAACCCGATCCTGGACGCCTACGGGCTCGACCTCGTCACCGAAGCCCCCGCGGGCGACGGCGGCGACGAGACCACCTCCGAGGACGCCGAGACTGACGGCGACGAGGACGAGGTCCAGGACGACGAGGACGAGGACGCCGACACCGAGCTCAGCGTCACCTCTCGCTAG
- a CDS encoding S1 family peptidase produces the protein MRPPRPGRERFYRRSAIALFATTALILAVVGGVAYTRWDGPAELPEEWREADEVLAAMQRDLGVDADEVARLFTDQAQARLTDQDLRDALGDAYAGSVFDPESGELTVSVTDPAATDTVEDAEANARLVTYGTNTLDGAVDALNGVDPFEAARWYTDVTQDQVVIEVPQGQTVEGELFAANAGIDTGMVDIQETSVRYETFEGAPEDGTDDTAPAESDIVGGLAYTTPSGRCSVGFAVAPRDTDDLRLDVESEPDDQGDSETEEDGGKDPVPASVSGFATAGHCGGEGVPTESPDGIVEESLFPGDGDRAWVSSTWHPTALVSQYDTGGFVRVSGSDEAPVGSTVCRSGSTTGWHCGVVEATNVSVSYPEGVVDGVTATTVCAEPGDSGGPFVSDTQAQGVTSGGSGDCGGGQSVTFFQPINELLAEYDLDLVTTDGPAGPPDS, from the coding sequence GTGCGCCCCCCTCGCCCAGGCCGTGAGCGTTTCTACCGCCGGTCGGCCATCGCCCTGTTCGCCACGACCGCCCTCATCCTCGCCGTAGTCGGCGGTGTCGCCTACACCCGGTGGGACGGCCCGGCCGAGCTCCCCGAGGAGTGGCGGGAGGCCGACGAGGTTCTCGCCGCGATGCAGCGTGACCTCGGGGTGGACGCCGACGAGGTCGCCAGGCTCTTCACCGACCAAGCCCAGGCCCGACTCACGGACCAGGACCTCCGAGACGCGTTGGGCGACGCCTACGCCGGATCGGTCTTCGACCCCGAGTCCGGCGAGTTGACGGTGTCGGTCACCGACCCCGCGGCCACCGACACCGTCGAGGACGCCGAGGCCAACGCGCGCCTCGTCACCTACGGCACGAACACCCTGGACGGGGCCGTGGACGCGCTCAACGGGGTCGACCCCTTCGAGGCCGCGCGTTGGTACACCGACGTCACGCAGGACCAAGTGGTCATCGAGGTCCCGCAAGGACAGACCGTGGAAGGCGAACTGTTCGCGGCCAACGCGGGCATCGACACGGGCATGGTCGACATCCAGGAGACCTCCGTGCGCTACGAGACCTTCGAGGGTGCCCCCGAGGACGGAACGGACGACACCGCGCCGGCCGAATCCGACATCGTGGGGGGACTCGCGTACACGACCCCCAGTGGCCGGTGCTCCGTGGGCTTCGCGGTGGCCCCGCGCGACACGGACGACCTCCGGCTCGACGTCGAGTCGGAGCCGGACGACCAGGGCGATTCGGAGACCGAGGAGGACGGCGGGAAGGATCCCGTCCCCGCATCGGTCTCGGGCTTCGCGACCGCCGGGCACTGCGGCGGGGAGGGCGTCCCCACCGAGTCGCCCGACGGCATCGTCGAGGAGTCCCTGTTCCCCGGGGACGGCGACCGAGCCTGGGTGAGCAGTACGTGGCATCCGACCGCGCTGGTGTCCCAGTACGACACCGGAGGGTTCGTGCGGGTCTCCGGGTCCGACGAGGCGCCGGTGGGCTCGACCGTCTGCCGCTCCGGGTCGACGACCGGATGGCATTGCGGCGTCGTCGAGGCCACCAACGTGTCGGTCAGCTACCCGGAGGGCGTGGTGGACGGCGTCACCGCGACCACCGTGTGCGCGGAGCCCGGCGACTCCGGCGGCCCCTTCGTCAGTGACACCCAAGCCCAGGGAGTAACCTCCGGCGGGTCCGGCGACTGCGGAGGTGGACAGTCCGTGACGTTCTTCCAGCCCATCAACGAGCTTCTGGCCGAGTACGACCTCGACCTCGTCACGACAGACGGCCCCGCCGGTCCCCCGGACTCCTAG
- a CDS encoding TrmH family RNA methyltransferase, whose product MSDETVSVQRGAPEVGVGPWLGTPPVGDHYDPVLLAEGDRRNVVDRYRYWRDEAVVADLDTRRHPFHVAVENWEHDFNIGSVVRTANAFAAEAVHIVGRRRWNRRGAMVTDRYQHVLHHPDAAALVSWAGERALPVIGIDNLPGSVPLETYPLPESCVLVFGQEGPGLSAEVREVCTAVLSIAQFGSTRSINAGAAAAVAMHAWVRRHVFDQPN is encoded by the coding sequence ATGAGTGACGAGACGGTGTCGGTCCAGCGGGGGGCGCCCGAGGTGGGTGTCGGCCCGTGGCTCGGCACGCCTCCCGTCGGGGACCACTACGACCCGGTTCTGCTCGCTGAGGGGGACCGACGCAACGTCGTCGACCGGTATCGCTACTGGCGCGACGAGGCGGTGGTCGCGGACCTGGACACCCGTCGTCATCCGTTCCACGTGGCGGTGGAGAACTGGGAGCACGACTTCAACATCGGATCGGTCGTGCGGACGGCCAACGCCTTCGCCGCCGAGGCCGTCCACATCGTGGGCCGCCGCCGGTGGAACCGACGGGGCGCCATGGTGACCGACCGGTACCAACACGTCCTGCACCACCCCGACGCGGCGGCACTGGTCTCCTGGGCGGGTGAACGCGCGTTGCCGGTCATAGGGATCGACAACCTGCCGGGCTCCGTGCCGCTGGAGACCTACCCACTACCGGAATCCTGTGTCCTGGTGTTCGGGCAGGAGGGCCCCGGGCTGTCGGCCGAGGTACGGGAGGTGTGCACTGCGGTGCTGTCGATCGCGCAGTTCGGGTCCACCCGATCCATCAACGCCGGTGCGGCCGCCGCTGTCGCGATGCACGCCTGGGTCCGACGGCACGTGTTCGACCAACCGAACTGA
- a CDS encoding DEAD/DEAH box helicase family protein produces MSSDAGDIAAGLAAARWDPGFRDYQERVLDELAARWESGTRRAWVVLPPGAGKTVVGLEAARRLGHATVVLTPNSAIQSQWISHWRSFSSTGPEIPAGTDRDLHAPITVLTYQSLAVFDPDSEDETNGARPDGEDEPAGSSRARAHRSPTTERLLRRLHPNGAALVERLHAAGPVTLVLDECHHLAQVWGRLLREILQRMPEARVIGLTGTPAENLNAQESELVSALFDQPIAGPSVPALVREGYLAPFAELTWLTQPTAVEHDYLRSEAERFTELCTDLMDPAFVTPGFLEWLERRLTTRALDGATAGQERVSWSRISAEEPELADAALRLHHVGRLALPDGARPSERHRRAPDADDWVALLSDYLKNCLAGRADEDQRTTDAVERIRSALPATGYRLTRQGVRKGRSAVDRLLARSEAKARGVVEIAALERASLEDRLRLLVLCDHERAPARSSARLGDVLRPEAGSAIRLLDLLSDDERTLPLHPLLVTGRTVAGTRGTLDAFRSWIEERTPSLELEVEDEEVEGLAALVGRWTPRTWVRLATAYFEAGHTRLLVGTRALLGEGWDARRVTTVVDLTTATTSTAVTQSRGRALRLDPSWPEKVAHTWTVACVAPEHPKGAADWSRLARKYQGFLGVDRSGAVTEGVAQVDSEFSSFTPPPAEDFDGINARMIARAEDRPATRALWRVGDGYDDVTRVGLSVRLPRTHIPTTTALGTSPRPAGLSSRTPTPPPLVPAERGFHVVRPPARPAASGPAVTGALLGGVLAAVLAAFTSPAEAVVWGALLAGCAALILGVGAPRVLRRRHQSRYAQTHASLAAGSARGPDVIDIAWAVADSLQRTGHCARGPDSVRLEVDPQGVYRVVMHGATPEESTLFSEALDDALGPITGRVRYLIPRFEAEVTDEEDAGRQLLASLRGDGTANRAIYHKVPEILARHRRTADIYARSWTRWVSRADAVHTGGEEGAALLFVTQGTSPLDLETTRRLVWT; encoded by the coding sequence ATGTCCTCCGACGCTGGGGACATCGCGGCCGGGCTGGCCGCGGCTCGGTGGGATCCCGGGTTCCGGGACTACCAGGAGCGGGTCCTCGACGAACTCGCGGCTCGGTGGGAGTCGGGGACGCGGCGTGCCTGGGTGGTCCTACCGCCCGGCGCGGGAAAGACCGTCGTCGGGTTGGAGGCCGCGCGCCGTCTCGGCCACGCCACGGTGGTCCTCACTCCGAACTCGGCGATCCAGAGCCAGTGGATTTCGCACTGGCGCTCCTTCAGCTCGACCGGCCCGGAGATCCCGGCGGGCACGGATCGCGACCTTCATGCCCCGATCACGGTCCTCACCTACCAGTCCCTGGCCGTCTTCGACCCCGACTCCGAGGACGAGACCAACGGGGCGCGGCCCGACGGGGAGGACGAACCCGCGGGCTCCAGTCGGGCCCGCGCGCACCGGTCGCCCACGACGGAGCGACTCCTGCGCCGTCTCCACCCCAACGGTGCCGCTCTCGTCGAACGGCTGCACGCGGCGGGGCCCGTCACTCTCGTGCTGGACGAGTGCCATCACCTCGCTCAGGTGTGGGGGCGGCTGCTCCGCGAGATCCTCCAGCGGATGCCGGAGGCGCGCGTCATCGGGCTGACGGGCACCCCCGCCGAGAACCTCAACGCGCAGGAATCGGAACTGGTCTCGGCACTGTTCGACCAGCCCATCGCCGGGCCCTCCGTCCCCGCCCTCGTCCGGGAGGGGTACCTCGCGCCGTTCGCCGAACTCACCTGGCTCACCCAACCGACCGCCGTGGAGCACGACTACCTCCGCTCGGAGGCCGAGCGATTCACCGAGCTCTGCACCGACCTGATGGACCCCGCGTTCGTCACCCCTGGCTTCCTGGAGTGGCTGGAGCGGCGTCTCACCACCCGCGCCCTCGACGGGGCCACGGCGGGACAGGAGCGGGTGAGCTGGTCCCGAATCTCGGCGGAGGAACCGGAACTCGCCGACGCGGCGTTGCGGCTGCACCATGTGGGCCGCCTCGCCCTCCCCGACGGAGCGCGGCCCAGCGAACGCCACCGCCGGGCCCCCGACGCCGACGACTGGGTGGCGCTGCTCAGCGACTACCTCAAGAACTGCCTGGCCGGGCGTGCGGACGAGGACCAGCGCACCACGGATGCGGTGGAACGCATCCGGTCCGCGCTGCCGGCGACCGGCTACCGACTCACCCGGCAGGGTGTGCGCAAGGGACGAAGCGCCGTCGACCGCCTGTTGGCACGCAGCGAGGCCAAGGCGCGCGGCGTCGTCGAGATCGCGGCGCTGGAACGGGCGTCGTTGGAGGACCGGCTCCGGCTTCTCGTTCTCTGCGACCACGAACGGGCCCCCGCCCGATCGAGCGCGCGTCTGGGCGACGTACTGCGCCCCGAGGCCGGCTCCGCGATCCGGCTCCTGGACCTCCTGAGCGACGACGAACGCACACTCCCCCTCCACCCGCTGCTGGTCACCGGACGCACGGTCGCCGGGACCCGCGGCACTCTCGACGCCTTCCGGTCCTGGATCGAGGAGCGGACGCCCTCGCTGGAACTGGAGGTCGAGGACGAAGAGGTGGAGGGACTGGCGGCGCTGGTGGGCCGCTGGACTCCGCGCACGTGGGTGCGCCTGGCGACGGCCTACTTCGAAGCGGGGCACACCCGACTCCTGGTGGGCACCCGTGCACTGCTCGGGGAGGGGTGGGACGCCCGCCGGGTCACCACGGTCGTCGACCTGACCACCGCGACCACCTCCACGGCGGTGACCCAGAGCCGCGGCCGAGCGCTCCGGTTGGACCCGTCCTGGCCCGAGAAGGTGGCACACACCTGGACGGTGGCGTGCGTAGCTCCGGAGCACCCGAAGGGGGCCGCCGACTGGTCCCGGCTCGCCCGCAAGTACCAGGGTTTCCTTGGCGTGGATCGCTCCGGGGCCGTGACCGAGGGCGTCGCACAGGTCGACTCGGAGTTCTCGTCCTTCACCCCGCCCCCCGCCGAGGACTTCGACGGGATCAACGCCCGGATGATCGCCCGCGCCGAGGACCGACCCGCGACGCGCGCGTTGTGGCGGGTCGGCGACGGCTACGACGACGTGACACGGGTGGGGCTCAGCGTTCGTCTCCCCCGTACCCACATCCCGACCACGACGGCGCTTGGGACCTCCCCTCGTCCCGCCGGGCTGTCCTCCCGAACTCCGACCCCGCCGCCGCTGGTCCCGGCGGAGCGCGGGTTCCACGTCGTCCGTCCACCCGCCCGGCCGGCGGCGTCCGGCCCGGCGGTGACAGGAGCGCTCCTCGGCGGCGTACTGGCGGCCGTGCTCGCCGCGTTCACGTCTCCCGCCGAGGCCGTGGTGTGGGGAGCCCTGCTCGCGGGCTGTGCGGCGCTGATCCTGGGCGTCGGCGCGCCACGGGTCCTCCGCCGACGCCACCAGTCGCGCTACGCCCAGACCCACGCGTCGCTCGCCGCCGGCTCGGCCCGGGGCCCCGACGTCATCGACATCGCCTGGGCCGTCGCCGACTCACTCCAACGCACGGGGCACTGCGCCCGAGGCCCGGACAGCGTCCGGTTGGAGGTCGATCCACAGGGCGTGTACCGCGTGGTGATGCACGGCGCCACTCCCGAGGAGTCGACACTGTTCAGCGAGGCCCTGGACGACGCCCTCGGCCCGATCACCGGCCGGGTTCGCTACCTCATCCCCCGCTTCGAGGCCGAGGTCACCGACGAGGAGGACGCCGGCCGCCAGCTCCTGGCGTCACTCCGCGGCGACGGCACCGCCAACCGCGCGATCTACCACAAGGTCCCCGAGATCCTCGCCCGCCACCGCCGCACCGCCGACATATACGCCCGCAGTTGGACCCGCTGGGTCTCCCGCGCCGACGCCGTCCACACCGGCGGCGAGGAAGGCGCGGCCCTCCTCTTCGTCACCCAGGGCACCAGCCCCCTCGACCTCGAAACCACCCGCCGCCTCGTCTGGACGTAG
- a CDS encoding GNAT family N-acetyltransferase — MTRTSSPTVRWATKGDTAGAVRAFAQAFRGDPFWDWMFPENPRDVTRTARFYAIDVGLGHIPAGRCEVAVVEGVIAGAAIWYPPHEAGTRPMEFLRATPHILRLVGLRRAIALSRAFDAMVAAAPRRPHWYLSDLATEPRYQGRGVASAILRSGIRRAEADGLPIYLESSKTENIPVYEHFGFHATADITTDGLPTMHGMIREPTG; from the coding sequence ATGACACGCACGAGCTCTCCCACGGTTCGGTGGGCGACGAAGGGGGACACCGCCGGGGCTGTTCGTGCCTTCGCGCAGGCGTTTCGGGGAGATCCGTTCTGGGACTGGATGTTCCCGGAGAACCCACGCGACGTGACGCGCACGGCGCGGTTCTACGCGATCGACGTGGGACTGGGACACATCCCGGCCGGGCGGTGCGAGGTCGCCGTCGTGGAGGGAGTGATCGCGGGGGCCGCGATCTGGTATCCGCCGCACGAGGCGGGGACCCGGCCGATGGAGTTCCTGCGCGCGACCCCGCACATTCTGCGGCTGGTCGGGCTCCGACGCGCGATCGCGCTGAGCCGGGCGTTCGACGCCATGGTGGCGGCCGCTCCGCGGCGGCCACACTGGTACCTGTCGGACCTGGCCACGGAACCGCGCTACCAGGGGCGGGGCGTGGCCTCGGCGATCCTTCGGTCCGGGATCAGGCGGGCCGAGGCCGACGGACTCCCGATCTACCTGGAGTCCTCGAAGACGGAGAACATCCCGGTGTACGAACACTTCGGGTTCCACGCGACCGCGGACATCACCACCGACGGGTTGCCGACGATGCACGGGATGATCAGGGAACCGACCGGCTGA